The window ACGAATCCGTTCCAGCCTCGTCGCAGGTGCCCCGTACGGGCGTGGGCGGCGCCCGCGGCTGCCTACCATTCCCCGTCGTCCGTGCTCTCGGCACCCAGGAGAACCCGTGAAGAACACCATCCGGCTCGCCGCGCTCGTCAGCGCCGTGGCCATCGCCGCCGCGGGCTGCGGCGACGCCCCCGAGGAGGAGGGCTCGGGCTCGGGCTCCGGCTCGACCAGCACGAGCACCGGCGCGGCGACCGGCGGCGCGGGCGGCGGCGGTGGCGCCGACTTCACCGGCTGCATGGTGTCCGACTCCGGCGGCATCGACGACCGCTCGTTCAACGCCAGCGCGTGGGCCGGCCTGCAGAAGGCCGAGACCGACCTCGGCATCGCGCCGAAGTTCGTCGAGTCGCGCACCGACGCCGACTACGGCCCCAACATCAACAGCCTCGTCGCCGACGACTGCGGGATCATCGTCACCGTCGGCTTCCTCATGGGCGACGCGACCTCCGAGGCCGCCACGGCCAACCCGGAGGAGCGCTTCGCCATCGTCGACTCCGCGCCGGAGACGCCGATCGAGAACGTCAAGCCGCTGTCGTTCAACACGGCCGAGGCCGCGTTCCTCGGCGGCTACCTCGCCGCGGGCATGAGCGAGTCCGGGACGGTCGCCACCTTCGGCGGCGCGCAGATCCCGCCGGTCACGATCTTCATGGACGGCTTCGTCGACGGCGTCGCGTACTACAACGAGCAGAAGGGGACCGACGTCCAGGTCCTCGGCTGGGACAAGGCCGCCCAGAACGGCTCGTTCACCGGCGACTTCGAGGACCAGAACAAGGGCCGCCAGCTGGCGCAGAACTTCATCAGCCAGGGCGCCGACGTCATCCTGCCGGTCGCCGGCCCGGTCGGCCTCGGCGCCGCCGCGGCCGCGGAGGCCTCGGGCAGCACCCGCCTGGTGTGGGTCGACTCCGACGGCACCGAGACGGCCCCGCAGTACGCCGAGCTGTTCCTCTCCTCGGTCCTCAAGCGGGTCGACAACGCCGTGGAGGCCGCGACGGCCGACGCGCTCGAGGGCGACTTCACCAACGAGGCGTACGTCGGCACGCTGGAGAACGAGGGCGTCGGGCTCGCCCCGCTCGCCGAGGACGTGCCGGAGGAGCTCGCGGCGGAGATCGAGGAGGTCCGCCAGGGCATCATCGACGGCACGATCGCCATCGAGTCGGACTCCTCCCCGGCCTGACGCCGGACCGGCTCCCAGCACGCAGCACCCCGCCGGCCCGGGAGCGGGTAGCGTCCCCGACCGGGACGCGCCCGCCCCGGGCCGTCGCGCGCCCCCGACCGGCGCACCCCCGCCCAGCCCCGCACCACCCCGACCGGAGGAGGCGGCTCGCCCTGAAGCTCGAGCTGCGCGGCATCACCAAGCGC is drawn from Vallicoccus soli and contains these coding sequences:
- a CDS encoding BMP family lipoprotein, whose amino-acid sequence is MKNTIRLAALVSAVAIAAAGCGDAPEEEGSGSGSGSTSTSTGAATGGAGGGGGADFTGCMVSDSGGIDDRSFNASAWAGLQKAETDLGIAPKFVESRTDADYGPNINSLVADDCGIIVTVGFLMGDATSEAATANPEERFAIVDSAPETPIENVKPLSFNTAEAAFLGGYLAAGMSESGTVATFGGAQIPPVTIFMDGFVDGVAYYNEQKGTDVQVLGWDKAAQNGSFTGDFEDQNKGRQLAQNFISQGADVILPVAGPVGLGAAAAAEASGSTRLVWVDSDGTETAPQYAELFLSSVLKRVDNAVEAATADALEGDFTNEAYVGTLENEGVGLAPLAEDVPEELAAEIEEVRQGIIDGTIAIESDSSPA